The following are from one region of the Stanieria cyanosphaera PCC 7437 genome:
- a CDS encoding serine/threonine protein kinase, which yields MINLIGQSLQNGKYYLKQELGRGRFGITYQATNLALEQEVAIKILAPWWRQDSNLAQSVERFQNEAKRLAKCSHPNIVRVLDFFVENGYPYIVMDYIRGQTLAQIVSNGNLLTETTAIEYIKQAGEALSAVHDQALLLHQDLKPKNLILSQDNQQVILIDFGIARELNSEKLHNQKNLLSEGYAPIEQYLIDSPRTIATDIYGLAATLYTLLTGKTPPSAISRVHGCILEPPCQIRPELSQTVSEAVMWGMALEADSRPSCVSEWLAQLTTDFNKTSIPVKSTSSKLVNPILGTALFCNFGTYRRKIALLTGTAVFGLGILLTVMFTNESFQVRKIINNNSSLANESSRVKSSSSQSPSIPSQKLVPEQKLPVNLVSSSESNPRSEPQTNLALVESESKIDKQSNAQYQAAKSVSLKQENPAPKPIPSSATPQLFVNTKTSVKSKPAIFSSGKTNPSIQTQRAKPQIFSTSSSVRVTNKQPAIFKNPKELKRVQKIKPLKKSKSIDRGRAKVRVTRSKVK from the coding sequence ATGATTAATCTTATTGGTCAAAGCTTACAAAATGGTAAATATTATCTCAAACAAGAATTGGGAAGAGGAAGGTTTGGTATTACTTATCAAGCTACTAATCTAGCTTTAGAGCAAGAGGTAGCAATTAAGATACTCGCTCCTTGGTGGAGACAAGACTCTAATTTGGCTCAATCGGTTGAGCGATTTCAAAATGAAGCAAAAAGATTAGCTAAATGTTCTCACCCCAATATTGTTCGAGTACTTGATTTTTTTGTCGAAAACGGATATCCATATATTGTCATGGACTATATTCGGGGGCAGACTCTGGCTCAAATTGTTAGTAATGGCAATTTATTAACCGAAACTACCGCCATTGAGTATATCAAACAAGCTGGAGAAGCATTAAGCGCAGTTCACGATCAAGCTTTGCTACTACACCAAGATCTCAAACCGAAAAATTTGATTCTATCTCAAGATAACCAGCAAGTAATATTGATTGACTTTGGCATTGCGCGGGAGTTGAACAGCGAAAAGTTACATAATCAAAAGAATCTGCTTTCTGAAGGCTACGCACCTATCGAACAGTATCTAATTGACTCACCAAGAACTATTGCAACTGACATTTATGGTTTGGCTGCTACTCTTTATACTCTTTTGACGGGTAAAACTCCACCTTCGGCAATATCAAGGGTTCACGGCTGCATTTTAGAACCTCCTTGCCAAATTCGCCCTGAGTTGAGCCAGACAGTTAGTGAGGCTGTAATGTGGGGAATGGCGTTAGAAGCAGACAGTCGCCCCAGTTGTGTATCGGAGTGGTTAGCTCAATTAACTACTGATTTCAATAAAACGAGCATTCCTGTAAAATCAACTTCGAGCAAACTGGTAAATCCGATTCTGGGAACGGCGTTGTTCTGTAATTTTGGGACTTATCGCCGAAAAATAGCTCTTTTGACGGGAACGGCAGTCTTTGGGCTGGGAATTTTATTGACAGTTATGTTTACTAATGAAAGCTTCCAAGTTAGAAAAATCATAAACAACAATAGCTCCCTCGCCAATGAATCTTCTCGAGTAAAATCTTCATCATCCCAGTCACCATCAATACCAAGCCAAAAATTAGTTCCTGAACAGAAATTACCTGTCAATTTAGTATCTTCTTCAGAATCAAACCCTCGAAGTGAACCTCAAACCAATTTGGCTCTAGTCGAATCAGAATCTAAGATAGATAAACAGAGCAATGCTCAATATCAAGCAGCAAAAAGTGTTTCTTTAAAACAAGAAAATCCAGCACCGAAACCCATTCCTTCTTCTGCAACTCCTCAGCTTTTTGTGAACACCAAGACATCAGTTAAATCTAAGCCAGCTATTTTTAGTTCAGGCAAGACTAACCCTTCGATTCAAACACAACGAGCTAAACCTCAAATTTTTTCTACTTCTTCTTCAGTTCGTGTCACCAATAAACAACCAGCAATCTTTAAGAACCCAAAAGAGCTAAAAAGGGTGCAAAAAATCAAACCACTCAAAAAATCTAAATCTATTGATAGAGGTAGAGCGAAGGTTCGTGTAACCAGAAGTAAGGTGAAATAA
- a CDS encoding DUF4079 domain-containing protein: MGEQLSNFLEPIAAWFRSLDTPEPIVHWGHPLMMAIVVFVMGSFVGLAGWRSRILATTNKDEAIKSKADHRKIAPLMYLFLAAGYTGGVLSLVMQHQPILESSHFWTGSVVIVLLTLNAVIAASGFVGNKALMRTIHAYVGSIALCILFLHAILGLKLGLAI; the protein is encoded by the coding sequence ATGGGAGAACAACTAAGTAATTTTTTAGAACCAATTGCTGCCTGGTTTCGCAGTCTTGATACACCAGAACCAATTGTGCATTGGGGACATCCTTTGATGATGGCAATTGTCGTATTTGTGATGGGAAGTTTTGTAGGGTTAGCTGGATGGCGTAGCCGAATTTTAGCAACGACTAATAAAGATGAAGCGATCAAAAGCAAAGCAGATCATCGTAAAATTGCACCTTTAATGTATTTATTTTTAGCTGCTGGTTATACAGGTGGAGTTTTGTCTTTGGTAATGCAGCATCAACCAATTTTAGAAAGTTCTCATTTTTGGACTGGTTCGGTGGTGATAGTTTTACTGACGCTCAATGCAGTGATTGCTGCTTCTGGTTTTGTGGGAAATAAAGCTCTCATGCGGACTATCCATGCCTATGTGGGAAGTATTGCTTTATGTATTTTATTTCTTCATGCCATTTTAGGTTTAAAGTTAGGTTTAGCAATTTAA
- a CDS encoding IS701 family transposase encodes MSFNLPVEIISILLPFAGLFSKKVWNYVQIMLIGAILATGKRTVTSILEVMGLSAESNFQNYHRVLNRAVWSNLQASKILLTTLVMTFIPCGIVVCGIDDTIERRKGKKIKAKGIYRDPVRSSHSHFVKVSGLRWLSMMLLVEIPWAKKVWGLPFFTTLAPSERYHQQLQHRHKKLTDWARQMIFQVRRWLWNRELVVVADSSFTCLELLSSVSQTTSTSMITRLRLDAALYEPAPSRPTGTMGRPRLKGTRLPNLEQILIDADTQWSKITLSNWYGEANRPVEMSTGVAVWYHTGLPVVPIRWVLVRDPLDKFRPQALLCTNQRYQSQQILEWFSRRWQIEVTFEEARRHLGMETQRQWSDLAIARTTPLILGLFSLVTLLAHRLQANFTWTTRQKSWYVKSLPTFSDALALVRRFLWASTFSISSKPTDIIKVPRSLFNRLRDLAIYAA; translated from the coding sequence ATGAGTTTTAATTTACCCGTTGAAATTATTAGTATTCTTTTACCTTTTGCTGGTCTGTTTTCTAAAAAGGTTTGGAACTACGTTCAAATCATGTTAATTGGTGCGATTTTAGCCACAGGAAAAAGAACTGTAACTTCAATATTAGAAGTGATGGGATTGTCTGCTGAGTCTAACTTCCAGAATTATCATCGGGTATTAAATCGTGCAGTTTGGTCAAACCTTCAAGCAAGCAAAATACTACTAACAACCTTAGTCATGACATTTATTCCTTGTGGCATAGTTGTCTGTGGAATAGACGATACGATAGAACGTCGAAAAGGCAAGAAAATAAAAGCTAAAGGTATTTATCGCGACCCAGTCAGGTCAAGTCATAGTCACTTTGTTAAGGTTAGTGGTTTACGTTGGTTGTCAATGATGTTGCTTGTGGAAATCCCTTGGGCAAAAAAGGTTTGGGGATTACCGTTTTTTACAACACTAGCTCCGTCTGAGCGTTATCATCAGCAATTACAACATCGACACAAAAAACTAACTGATTGGGCAAGACAGATGATTTTTCAAGTTAGACGATGGCTTTGGAATCGAGAACTGGTAGTAGTGGCAGATAGTAGTTTTACCTGTCTAGAATTACTTTCCTCAGTGAGCCAAACTACTTCTACTTCAATGATTACCCGTTTACGCTTGGATGCTGCTCTTTATGAACCTGCTCCATCAAGACCTACAGGTACTATGGGTCGTCCTCGTCTTAAAGGAACAAGATTGCCTAACTTGGAACAAATTCTCATTGATGCTGATACACAATGGTCAAAAATTACACTATCTAATTGGTATGGAGAAGCAAATCGCCCAGTTGAAATGTCAACTGGGGTAGCTGTCTGGTATCATACTGGACTACCTGTTGTGCCAATTCGCTGGGTTTTAGTCCGCGACCCTTTAGATAAATTTAGACCACAAGCTCTGTTGTGTACCAATCAAAGATATCAATCTCAACAGATTCTTGAATGGTTTTCGCGTCGTTGGCAAATAGAAGTAACTTTTGAAGAAGCTAGAAGACACTTGGGTATGGAAACTCAACGTCAGTGGTCAGATTTAGCAATTGCACGCACCACCCCTCTTATTTTAGGACTTTTTTCTCTAGTTACTCTTTTGGCTCATCGTTTACAAGCCAATTTTACTTGGACTACTAGACAAAAAAGTTGGTATGTTAAATCTCTACCTACTTTTTCTGATGCCTTAGCTTTAGTACGCCGATTTCTGTGGGCTAGCACTTTTTCGATATCATCTAAACCTACTGACATCATAAAAGTCCCTCGTTCTTTATTCAATCGTTTGAGAGATCTGGCTATTTATGCTGCTTGA
- a CDS encoding AraC family transcriptional regulator, whose protein sequence is MGQREKLLAINYQKKEELLQILSDPPLLTSQQLRWNGLEVQSHQQPPGEIPEHISDKHIIAIHHPQKLLFCERFLEDQKKIEQIENGQIAIVPANVSHQSRWHDVISATVIVIEPQLIAHIAYESVNSEKVQLLPTFAIHDPIIHQIGSLLKLEIEAVTQSQLYIDGLKTALSAHLLRQHCTIQQAIRDYEVGLPSNRLKKAIEYINENLSEDIGLVDIADKLGMSQYYFCRLFKKSTGITPHAYMIQQRIEKAKQLLKQSKLTINEIAIECGFANPSHFARHFRKHTDLSPKQFRIL, encoded by the coding sequence ATGGGGCAACGAGAAAAATTGTTGGCTATAAATTACCAAAAAAAAGAAGAATTACTACAAATCTTATCAGATCCTCCCTTGCTTACCAGTCAACAACTAAGGTGGAATGGGTTAGAAGTCCAATCCCATCAACAGCCTCCTGGAGAAATACCCGAACATATATCAGATAAACACATAATTGCTATTCATCATCCTCAGAAATTATTATTTTGTGAACGTTTTCTAGAAGACCAAAAAAAGATAGAACAAATTGAGAATGGACAGATAGCAATTGTCCCAGCCAATGTATCTCATCAAAGTAGATGGCATGATGTAATATCCGCCACTGTAATTGTCATAGAACCGCAACTGATAGCTCATATTGCTTATGAATCAGTTAACTCCGAAAAAGTTCAGCTACTGCCTACATTTGCGATACATGATCCTATAATTCATCAGATTGGCTCGTTGCTAAAATTAGAGATTGAGGCAGTCACTCAAAGTCAACTCTATATTGATGGACTCAAGACAGCACTATCCGCTCATTTACTGCGTCAACACTGTACTATCCAACAAGCAATTCGAGACTATGAAGTTGGATTGCCAAGCAATAGATTAAAAAAGGCTATCGAATATATTAATGAAAATCTTAGTGAAGATATCGGGTTGGTAGATATTGCCGATAAATTAGGAATGAGTCAGTATTATTTCTGTAGATTGTTTAAGAAATCTACTGGTATTACTCCTCATGCATACATGATTCAGCAACGAATTGAGAAAGCGAAGCAATTGTTAAAGCAGAGTAAACTAACCATTAACGAAATTGCAATTGAATGTGGCTTTGCTAATCCTAGTCACTTTGCCAGGCACTTCCGCAAACATACAGATCTTTCCCCTAAACAATTTCGTATTTTGTAG
- a CDS encoding response regulator transcription factor, whose protein sequence is MTPQAATSLQSYFPNHNGFSQLPEQLNSWVRHQITQFNTEHYLASPCLPLRLQLGDRKLTIRLVIDRPGEQYLLLLALEQVFSILASLKLIGLSKREAEVLSWIIKGKVIGAIAKETQIRHSTIRKHLENIYSKLNVQNRTEAVTVALEKLGCLHSASLI, encoded by the coding sequence ATGACTCCACAAGCTGCCACATCGTTGCAATCTTATTTCCCGAACCATAATGGTTTTAGTCAACTCCCAGAGCAATTAAATTCATGGGTTCGACATCAAATTACTCAATTTAATACAGAGCATTATCTTGCTTCTCCTTGTTTACCTCTTCGTCTACAACTGGGCGATCGCAAATTAACAATTCGTTTAGTAATTGACCGACCTGGAGAACAATATTTGTTACTTTTAGCTCTTGAGCAAGTTTTTTCAATCTTAGCCTCATTAAAACTGATTGGATTGAGTAAGCGAGAAGCTGAAGTTTTGTCTTGGATTATTAAAGGAAAAGTAATCGGCGCGATCGCTAAAGAAACGCAGATCCGCCATAGTACGATACGCAAACATCTAGAGAATATTTATAGCAAATTGAATGTGCAGAATCGAACAGAAGCTGTTACCGTAGCATTAGAAAAGTTAGGATGTTTGCATTCAGCATCACTTATTTAG
- a CDS encoding CsbD family protein yields MGLQDKGEEIKNKAEELKDKAQARSERIEGRVQEMMGELDNDPQDKAEGQAKQVNAGAEHTLEDIEENMNKKTD; encoded by the coding sequence ATGGGTCTTCAAGATAAAGGCGAAGAAATTAAAAATAAAGCTGAAGAACTTAAAGATAAAGCTCAGGCAAGAAGCGAAAGAATTGAAGGAAGAGTTCAAGAAATGATGGGTGAACTTGATAACGATCCTCAAGATAAAGCAGAAGGTCAAGCTAAACAAGTTAATGCGGGAGCAGAACATACTCTCGAAGATATTGAAGAAAATATGAACAAAAAAACTGACTAA